Proteins found in one Helicobacter colisuis genomic segment:
- a CDS encoding acyltransferase gives MGVNVKIVEPCNLYECELCDEVFVGPFVEIQRGVKVGAKSRIQSHSFICELVSIGESCFIGHGVMFINDLFQEGRPAGNSALWRETRIGNNVSIGSNATILPVDICDGVVIGAGSVVTKNITKKGIYAGNPARLIREL, from the coding sequence ATGGGGGTTAATGTTAAAATTGTAGAGCCTTGCAATCTCTATGAATGCGAACTTTGCGATGAGGTTTTTGTGGGACCTTTTGTGGAGATTCAAAGGGGTGTGAAAGTGGGAGCTAAGAGCAGAATCCAAAGTCATAGCTTTATTTGTGAGCTAGTCAGCATTGGAGAATCTTGCTTTATTGGGCATGGTGTAATGTTTATTAATGATTTATTCCAAGAGGGCAGACCAGCTGGTAATTCTGCATTGTGGAGAGAAACAAGAATTGGGAATAATGTGAGTATTGGTAGTAATGCTACGATTTTACCTGTGGATATTTGTGATGGCGTGGTGATTGGTGCGGGGAGTGTGGTAACTAAGAATATCACTAAAAAAGGCATTTATGC